The Synergistaceae bacterium genome has a window encoding:
- a CDS encoding Asp23/Gls24 family envelope stress response protein — protein sequence MVEANKENIENIKETAESGPSIDQNNLEGKIRISEDVIAQLATKALNSVEGVSPANPGLMANLRLGRKTVNGVRISISDGETPEISVDAYIAVKYGLRIPDVCWDVQEAIKEQIERFTGYTIKAVNIYVQGISFTDRKAPESAVTDETYGSFGEEA from the coding sequence ATGGTTGAAGCCAACAAAGAGAATATTGAGAATATAAAGGAAACAGCGGAATCTGGTCCGTCTATAGATCAGAACAACCTTGAGGGTAAGATTCGCATATCTGAGGATGTCATTGCCCAGCTTGCGACAAAAGCGCTGAACAGCGTAGAGGGGGTTTCGCCCGCTAATCCCGGGCTCATGGCAAATCTGCGCCTTGGCAGAAAAACCGTAAACGGAGTCAGGATCTCCATATCCGATGGAGAAACACCGGAGATATCAGTTGATGCATATATTGCAGTGAAGTATGGCCTGCGGATCCCGGATGTATGCTGGGATGTCCAGGAAGCGATAAAGGAACAGATAGAACGTTTCACGGGGTATACGATCAAGGCTGTGAATATCTATGTGCAGGGGATCTCTTTTACTGACAGGAAGGCTCCTGAATCAGCCGTGACAGATGAAACATACGGTTCTTTCGGCGAAGAGGCCTGA